From the Paludibacterium paludis genome, one window contains:
- the ispH gene encoding 4-hydroxy-3-methylbut-2-enyl diphosphate reductase, whose product MSKTVMLANPRGFCAGVDRAIAIVERALELYGAPIYVRHEVVHNRFVVDGLKSKGAIFIEDLADVPRGATLIYSAHGVPLSVRAEAEALGLTVYDATCPLVTKVHVEVKRMHKAGMDIIMIGHAGHPEVEGTMGQAESGMYLVESVADVATLDVARPDALAYVSQTTLSVDETRDIIAALKVRFPAISSPKKDDICYATQNRQDAVKELAAQCDVVIVVGSPNSSNSNRLREVAALRGVDAYMVDNADLLDEAWFAGKRSVGVTAGASAPEVLVEAVVERIRSFGAGEVTELPGVVESTTFALPPGLRESKTP is encoded by the coding sequence ATGAGCAAAACCGTCATGCTGGCGAATCCGCGCGGGTTCTGCGCCGGGGTCGATCGCGCCATCGCCATCGTTGAACGGGCCCTGGAGTTGTACGGCGCGCCCATCTATGTGCGGCACGAGGTGGTGCACAACCGCTTCGTGGTCGACGGCCTGAAAAGCAAGGGCGCCATTTTCATCGAGGATCTGGCGGATGTTCCGCGCGGCGCGACGCTGATCTACTCGGCCCACGGCGTGCCTCTTTCCGTCAGGGCGGAAGCCGAGGCGCTGGGGCTTACCGTGTACGACGCGACCTGTCCGCTGGTCACCAAGGTGCATGTCGAAGTCAAGCGCATGCACAAGGCGGGCATGGACATCATCATGATCGGCCATGCGGGACATCCCGAGGTCGAAGGCACAATGGGGCAGGCCGAGTCGGGCATGTATCTGGTCGAGTCGGTCGCCGATGTGGCCACGCTCGACGTGGCGCGTCCCGATGCGCTGGCGTATGTCTCGCAGACAACGCTGTCGGTGGATGAGACCCGTGACATCATCGCGGCCCTCAAGGTGCGTTTTCCGGCGATTTCCAGTCCGAAGAAGGACGATATCTGCTATGCGACCCAAAACCGCCAGGACGCGGTCAAGGAACTGGCGGCGCAGTGCGATGTGGTCATTGTCGTGGGATCGCCCAACAGCTCCAACTCCAATCGCTTGCGCGAAGTGGCGGCGTTGAGGGGAGTGGATGCCTATATGGTTGATAACGCGGACTTGCTCGACGAGGCCTGGTTCGCCGGCAAGCGCTCGGTGGGCGTGACCGCCGGCGCGTCGGCGCCCGAGGTGCTGGTCGAAGCGGTCGTCGAACGTATCCGTTCGTTCGGCGCCGGCGAGGTGACCGAATTGCCGGGCGTGGTGGAGAGCACGACGTTCGCCCTGCCTCCCGGCCTGCGGGAAAGCAAGACCCCGTAA
- the htpG gene encoding molecular chaperone HtpG, giving the protein MSAQKETLGFQTEVKQLLHLMIHSLYSNKEIFLRELVSNASDAADKLRFEAIAHPALLENDPELTIRVEFDKEARTLTIRDNGIGMSREEVIDHLGTIAKSGTRAFLDSLTGDDRKDANLIGQFGVGFYSAFMVADKVTVTTRRAGADTAEGVRWESSGAGDYTIENIVKPSRGTDIVLHLKDGEDEFLDGWRLRHIIRTYSDHISLPIMMRAPAKHDDDGKEIESDEMEAVNQASALWSRSKNEISDEQYREFYKHVAHDFSDPLAWSHARVEGRQEYTELLYIPSRAPFDLYERERKQGVKLYVRRVFIMEDTQKLMPQYLRFVRGVIDSNDLPLNVSREILQQSRDIDTIRAGCVKKVLSLLEDLAANDAEKYATFWDAFGQVLKEGVGEDFGNQARIAKLLRFTSTLSDGDGQTVSLADYVSRMKEGQEKIYYITAESLSAARNSPHLEVFKKKGVEVLLLTDRIDEWVTGSLNEFEGKALQSVAKGALDLGALEDESDKQAQEAAEEAARPVVERIRKALEERVRDVRATARLTDSPACLVVGEHDMSANLERLLKSVGQKVEGSKPTLEINPEHVLVKRLADEQDESRASDLAQVLYDQALLAEGGKLEDPAAFVKRINRLMLELSA; this is encoded by the coding sequence ATGAGCGCACAGAAAGAAACACTGGGATTTCAAACCGAAGTCAAACAGCTGCTTCACCTGATGATCCACTCCTTGTACTCGAACAAGGAAATCTTCCTGAGGGAATTGGTATCCAACGCTTCCGACGCCGCGGACAAGCTGCGCTTCGAAGCGATCGCCCATCCCGCCTTGCTGGAGAACGATCCCGAATTGACCATTCGCGTCGAATTCGACAAGGAAGCGCGCACGCTGACCATTCGCGATAATGGCATCGGCATGTCGCGCGAGGAAGTCATCGATCATCTGGGGACCATCGCCAAATCCGGCACCCGCGCGTTCCTCGACTCGCTGACCGGCGATGATCGCAAGGATGCCAACCTGATCGGCCAGTTCGGCGTCGGTTTCTACTCGGCCTTCATGGTGGCCGACAAGGTCACCGTCACCACTCGCCGCGCGGGAGCCGATACGGCCGAAGGCGTGCGCTGGGAATCCAGCGGCGCCGGTGACTACACCATTGAAAACATCGTGAAACCCTCGCGCGGCACGGATATCGTCCTGCACCTGAAAGACGGGGAAGACGAGTTCCTCGACGGATGGCGCCTGCGTCACATCATCCGTACCTACTCCGATCATATCTCCCTGCCGATCATGATGCGCGCGCCGGCCAAGCACGACGACGACGGCAAGGAAATCGAATCGGACGAGATGGAGGCGGTCAACCAGGCCTCGGCCCTGTGGTCGCGCAGCAAGAATGAAATCAGCGACGAACAGTACCGCGAGTTCTACAAGCACGTTGCCCACGATTTCTCCGATCCGCTGGCCTGGAGCCACGCCCGCGTGGAGGGGCGCCAGGAGTACACCGAACTGTTGTACATCCCGTCCCGTGCGCCGTTCGACCTTTATGAACGCGAACGCAAGCAGGGCGTGAAACTCTATGTCCGCCGGGTGTTCATCATGGAGGACACCCAGAAGCTGATGCCGCAGTACCTGCGCTTCGTGCGCGGGGTGATCGACTCCAATGACCTGCCGCTGAACGTGTCGCGCGAAATCCTCCAGCAATCCCGCGATATCGATACCATCCGCGCCGGCTGCGTGAAGAAGGTGCTGTCGCTGCTGGAGGATCTGGCCGCCAACGATGCCGAAAAGTACGCGACTTTCTGGGATGCGTTCGGCCAAGTCCTGAAAGAGGGCGTGGGCGAAGACTTCGGCAACCAGGCGCGCATCGCCAAGCTGTTGCGTTTCACCTCGACGCTGTCGGACGGCGACGGACAGACGGTTTCCCTGGCCGATTACGTTTCCCGCATGAAAGAAGGTCAGGAAAAGATTTACTACATCACGGCCGAGTCGCTGTCGGCGGCGCGCAACAGTCCGCATCTTGAAGTGTTCAAGAAGAAGGGCGTGGAAGTCCTGCTGCTCACCGACCGCATCGACGAATGGGTGACCGGCAGCCTCAACGAATTCGAAGGCAAGGCGCTGCAATCGGTGGCCAAGGGCGCGCTGGATCTGGGCGCGCTGGAGGACGAGTCGGACAAGCAGGCGCAGGAAGCCGCCGAGGAAGCGGCGCGTCCGGTTGTCGAGCGCATCCGTAAGGCGCTGGAAGAGCGCGTGCGGGACGTTCGCGCCACGGCTCGCCTGACCGACAGCCCGGCATGCCTGGTGGTGGGCGAGCACGACATGAGCGCGAACCTGGAGCGCCTGCTCAAGTCCGTCGGCCAGAAAGTCGAAGGCAGCAAACCGACGCTCGAGATCAACCCCGAGCATGTGCTGGTGAAGCGCCTCGCGGACGAGCAGGACGAGTCGCGCGCCTCCGATCTTGCCCAGGTGCTCTATGACCAGGCTCTGCTGGCCGAGGGGGGCAAGCTGGAGGATCCAGCCGCCTTCGTCAAGCGCATCAATCGCCTGATGCTGGAATTGTCGGCCTGA
- a CDS encoding FUSC family protein has protein sequence MRFAFSLPDPMIQWERLWLTVLGMLPAVLLFLATGEAVWLKEAFIAVYLMIVVNRLGPSVARVLGQATLIAVSIELFILAEPHATVFVLLCAGYASVSSGIGMRSANAATFTTYLFLPAFYLGCELASRAAPHAAFWHGYLAAVIPPALIAWRLAKRHGAAQTWRSCFARQTPDTRAYRQYRDAAIIRFIAVLVAASWVKISHIEPEKWVIWSSASVSTGELATSLRKHRDRLIGVLAGVPVGIVLAHVLPAGPVLYSVCLLLIGVSIDTIKHYPLAFGLRGTLCVLASSSLQEGVGIGMMRVEDVILGGLIGLAVSLIWHSRPARATQ, from the coding sequence GTGCGATTCGCCTTCTCTTTGCCGGACCCGATGATCCAGTGGGAGCGATTGTGGCTGACCGTGCTTGGCATGCTGCCCGCCGTTCTGCTGTTCCTCGCGACCGGTGAGGCGGTCTGGCTCAAGGAAGCATTCATCGCGGTGTACTTGATGATCGTGGTCAACCGCCTGGGCCCGTCCGTGGCACGGGTCCTGGGGCAGGCCACGCTCATCGCCGTCTCGATCGAGCTGTTCATCCTTGCCGAACCGCATGCGACGGTTTTTGTGCTGCTTTGCGCGGGCTACGCCTCCGTGTCGTCCGGCATCGGCATGCGCTCGGCCAACGCCGCCACCTTCACGACCTACCTCTTTTTGCCGGCGTTCTATCTTGGCTGCGAACTGGCGTCCCGCGCCGCACCCCATGCCGCGTTCTGGCATGGCTACCTCGCCGCGGTCATTCCCCCCGCCCTGATCGCGTGGCGGCTGGCCAAACGCCACGGCGCGGCACAAACCTGGCGCAGCTGCTTCGCCCGCCAGACTCCCGACACGAGGGCGTACCGGCAATACCGCGATGCTGCGATCATCCGTTTCATCGCGGTCCTTGTGGCCGCCAGTTGGGTCAAGATCAGTCACATCGAACCGGAAAAGTGGGTGATCTGGTCATCGGCCAGTGTCTCGACCGGGGAGCTGGCCACCTCTCTCCGGAAACACCGTGACCGGCTGATCGGGGTGCTCGCCGGTGTTCCCGTCGGCATTGTGCTCGCCCATGTCCTGCCCGCCGGCCCGGTGCTCTACAGTGTTTGCCTCCTGCTGATCGGGGTTTCCATCGACACGATCAAGCATTACCCGCTGGCCTTCGGACTGCGTGGTACGCTGTGCGTGCTGGCCTCATCATCGCTGCAGGAAGGAGTCGGGATCGGGATGATGCGGGTGGAAGACGTGATTCTCGGCGGTCTGATCGGATTGGCGGTGAGCCTGATCTGGCATTCGCGCCCCGCTCGCGCAACCCAATGA
- the ileS gene encoding isoleucine--tRNA ligase produces MSTDYRKTVNLLDTPFPMRGDLARREPAWVKSWQESRRYEKLRKIAAGRPKFILHDGPPYANNDIHLGHAVNKVLKDIIVRSKTLAGFDAPYVPGWDCHGLPIELMVEKLHGKSIPAARFRELCREYAAEQVARQKKGFMRLGVLGDWDNPYLTMDYKTEADIVRTLGKIHDNGFMFKGEKPVHWCIECGSALAEAEVEYEDKVSPAIDVGFSVVDPAKLAAAFGLAAPVADARAVIWTTTPWTLPANQAVAANAGLVYRLVGTPRGVLLLAADLTESALKRYGIEDGVTMLGEARGEALEGLMLRHPFLDREVPVILGDHVTTDAGTGLVHTAPAHGLEDYQAGLGYRLPIDNPVGDDGRYISTAPVFAGVSVWDANPQIVELLGKTGALVHQTRLSHSYPHCWRHKTPIIFRATAQWFIGMDKAGKDGETLRARASRAVDATEFFPSWGRSRLEAMIGNRPDWCVSRQRNWGVPMTFFVHRETGELHPRSAELLEEVALRIEQRGIEAWFSLDARELLGDEAETYRKLTDTLDVWFDSGSTHFAVLKARPELAWPADLYLEGSDQHRGWFQSSLLTGCATIGRAPYKQLLTHGFTVDSQGYKMSKSRGNGIAPDEICGTLGADILRLWVASADYSGDMSLSQEILKRTTESYRRLRNTLRFLLANLSDFDPIEHAVPFGDMLELDRYATLRARQLQEQVAGEHYARYAFHHAMQDIVLYCSEDLGAFYLDILKDRLYTTRADSRARRSAQTALYHITRSLLLLLAPVLCFTADEAWAVFTRSEEDSALFHTLHEFPSLTAEAETALVAKWEAIRALRAEVNREVEVLRAADKLGSSLQAEVEIEAAGDLLAWLQGLGGDLRFVLIVSAVTVKAGDATRITVAASSHAKCDRCWHYRADVGTHAGHGAVCGRCVENLDGKGEVREHA; encoded by the coding sequence ATGAGTACCGATTATCGAAAGACAGTGAATCTTCTGGACACTCCGTTCCCCATGCGGGGTGACCTGGCCCGCCGCGAACCGGCCTGGGTCAAGAGCTGGCAGGAATCCCGCCGCTACGAAAAGCTGCGCAAAATCGCCGCCGGCCGTCCCAAGTTCATCCTGCACGACGGCCCGCCTTACGCCAACAACGACATTCACCTGGGCCATGCGGTCAACAAGGTGCTCAAGGACATCATCGTTCGCTCCAAGACGCTGGCAGGTTTCGATGCGCCTTACGTTCCGGGCTGGGATTGCCATGGCCTGCCCATCGAACTGATGGTGGAAAAGCTGCACGGCAAATCGATTCCCGCCGCGCGTTTTCGCGAACTGTGCCGCGAATACGCCGCCGAACAGGTCGCCCGCCAGAAAAAGGGCTTCATGCGCTTGGGCGTGCTCGGCGACTGGGACAACCCCTACCTGACCATGGACTACAAGACCGAAGCGGACATCGTGCGCACTCTCGGCAAGATCCATGACAACGGTTTCATGTTCAAGGGCGAGAAGCCCGTGCACTGGTGTATCGAATGCGGCTCGGCGCTCGCCGAGGCCGAAGTCGAGTACGAGGACAAGGTTTCGCCGGCCATCGATGTGGGCTTCTCCGTCGTCGACCCCGCCAAGCTCGCCGCGGCGTTCGGTCTTGCCGCGCCGGTCGCGGACGCGCGGGCCGTGATCTGGACCACCACGCCCTGGACCCTGCCCGCCAACCAGGCCGTCGCCGCCAACGCCGGGCTCGTTTACCGCTTGGTCGGCACGCCGCGCGGCGTGTTGCTTCTCGCCGCGGATCTGACCGAATCGGCGCTCAAGCGCTACGGTATCGAGGACGGCGTCACGATGCTTGGCGAGGCGCGCGGCGAGGCGCTCGAAGGGTTGATGCTCCGCCACCCCTTCCTGGACCGCGAGGTGCCGGTGATTCTTGGCGATCACGTGACGACCGACGCCGGTACCGGCCTCGTGCACACCGCGCCGGCGCATGGTCTGGAAGACTACCAGGCCGGGCTGGGTTACCGTCTGCCGATCGACAACCCGGTGGGGGATGACGGCCGCTACATTTCCACTGCGCCGGTATTCGCCGGCGTGTCGGTATGGGACGCCAATCCGCAGATCGTCGAACTGCTCGGGAAGACGGGCGCGCTGGTGCATCAGACGCGTCTCTCGCACAGCTACCCGCACTGCTGGCGCCACAAGACGCCGATCATTTTCCGGGCGACGGCCCAGTGGTTCATCGGCATGGACAAGGCGGGCAAGGACGGCGAGACGCTGCGCGCGCGCGCCAGCCGCGCCGTCGACGCCACCGAATTCTTCCCCTCCTGGGGGCGTTCGCGCCTGGAGGCGATGATCGGCAACCGTCCCGACTGGTGCGTGTCGCGCCAGCGCAATTGGGGCGTGCCGATGACCTTCTTCGTGCATCGCGAGACCGGCGAACTGCATCCGCGTTCGGCAGAGCTTCTCGAAGAGGTGGCGCTGCGCATCGAGCAGCGCGGCATCGAGGCCTGGTTCTCCCTTGACGCGCGCGAACTTCTGGGCGATGAGGCCGAGACGTACCGCAAGCTGACCGACACCCTCGACGTCTGGTTCGATTCGGGCTCCACGCATTTCGCGGTGCTCAAGGCGCGCCCGGAGCTCGCTTGGCCGGCCGACCTCTATCTGGAGGGTTCCGACCAGCACCGCGGCTGGTTCCAGTCGTCGCTGCTGACCGGCTGCGCGACGATCGGACGCGCGCCCTACAAGCAGCTGCTGACCCATGGTTTCACGGTGGACAGCCAGGGCTACAAGATGTCCAAGTCGCGCGGCAACGGCATCGCGCCGGACGAGATCTGCGGCACGCTGGGCGCCGACATCCTGCGCCTGTGGGTGGCGTCCGCCGACTACTCGGGCGACATGTCCCTGTCGCAGGAAATCCTCAAGCGCACCACCGAGAGCTACCGGCGTCTGCGCAATACCCTGCGCTTCCTCCTGGCCAACCTGTCGGACTTCGATCCGATCGAGCACGCCGTGCCGTTCGGCGACATGCTGGAGCTCGACCGTTACGCGACCTTGCGTGCCCGCCAATTGCAGGAGCAGGTCGCCGGCGAGCACTATGCGCGCTACGCCTTCCATCATGCGATGCAGGATATCGTGCTGTACTGCTCGGAGGATCTGGGTGCGTTCTACCTGGATATCCTGAAGGATCGGCTGTACACCACGCGCGCCGATTCGCGCGCCCGCCGTTCGGCGCAGACCGCGCTCTATCACATCACCCGCAGCCTGCTGTTGCTGCTGGCTCCGGTGCTGTGCTTCACGGCGGACGAGGCCTGGGCCGTGTTCACCCGCAGCGAGGAAGACTCCGCGCTGTTCCACACCCTGCACGAGTTCCCGTCGCTGACGGCGGAGGCCGAAACCGCCCTCGTCGCGAAGTGGGAAGCCATCCGCGCGCTGCGCGCCGAGGTGAACCGCGAAGTCGAGGTGCTGCGCGCGGCCGACAAGCTCGGTTCGTCCTTGCAGGCCGAGGTGGAGATCGAAGCCGCGGGGGATCTGCTCGCTTGGCTGCAGGGTCTGGGCGGCGATCTGAGGTTCGTGCTGATCGTCTCGGCCGTGACGGTGAAGGCCGGTGATGCGACCCGTATTACCGTGGCCGCGTCTTCGCATGCCAAGTGCGATCGGTGCTGGCACTATCGCGCCGATGTCGGCACGCACGCCGGCCATGGCGCCGTGTGCGGACGCTGTGTGGAGAACCTGGACGGCAAGGGCGAGGTGCGCGAACATGCCTGA
- a CDS encoding cysteine hydrolase family protein, with protein sequence MAHHDTLLLTIDYINDICHADGKIPNCAEMVARHHVIDKANMAIAHARQLGIPIAHVKVGFQPNYANCPAHSPVFGKAPDYGVLKLGDWGTEFLAGLDVRDEDFVIVKSRIGVFYNTQLETLLRARGISHLVLAGVSTNHAVESAARDAHDRDYRVTVLGDACATASDAVHAATLAGVMSHLASITTVEDWIRGQA encoded by the coding sequence ATGGCCCATCACGATACCCTGTTACTGACGATCGATTACATCAACGATATTTGTCATGCGGACGGCAAAATCCCCAATTGCGCGGAGATGGTTGCGCGCCACCACGTTATCGACAAGGCCAATATGGCGATTGCCCATGCCCGCCAACTGGGCATCCCGATCGCTCATGTCAAAGTCGGTTTCCAGCCCAACTACGCCAATTGCCCGGCGCACTCGCCGGTATTCGGCAAAGCGCCCGACTACGGCGTCCTCAAGCTGGGCGACTGGGGCACCGAGTTTCTCGCGGGGCTCGATGTGCGCGACGAAGATTTCGTCATCGTCAAATCGCGCATCGGCGTGTTCTACAACACCCAACTGGAAACTCTGCTCAGGGCCCGCGGGATCTCGCATCTGGTGCTCGCCGGCGTCTCGACCAACCACGCCGTGGAATCGGCCGCCCGCGACGCCCATGATCGCGACTACCGGGTTACGGTGCTGGGCGATGCGTGCGCGACCGCCAGCGATGCCGTCCATGCGGCGACTCTCGCCGGGGTGATGTCCCACCTGGCCAGCATCACCACCGTGGAAGACTGGATACGCGGCCAGGCGTGA
- the lspA gene encoding signal peptidase II, whose amino-acid sequence MPEAASLRRASGRAVWFVLAFVVIVLDQLTKVWVNGSFQYGEVRPVIDGVFNLTLAYNRGAAFSFLADAGGWQRHFFTLFALGVSGWLGWQILRGGFSRLMCCAGAFIIGGALGNMVDRLLHGHVIDFIQIYYGNWYYPAFNVADSFICVGAALMVVDSLRKGKEGG is encoded by the coding sequence ATGCCTGAGGCCGCTTCCTTGCGGCGTGCGTCGGGACGGGCCGTCTGGTTCGTCCTGGCGTTTGTCGTCATCGTGCTCGATCAACTGACCAAAGTGTGGGTCAACGGGAGTTTTCAGTACGGTGAAGTTCGTCCGGTGATCGACGGTGTATTCAATCTGACGCTTGCCTATAATCGTGGCGCGGCGTTCAGTTTTCTGGCCGACGCCGGTGGCTGGCAACGGCATTTCTTCACACTGTTCGCGCTTGGCGTATCCGGCTGGCTGGGCTGGCAGATCCTGCGCGGCGGGTTTTCCCGGCTGATGTGCTGCGCGGGCGCTTTCATCATCGGTGGCGCGCTGGGCAACATGGTCGATCGCCTGCTGCACGGACACGTGATCGACTTCATCCAGATTTATTACGGGAACTGGTACTACCCGGCCTTCAACGTCGCCGACTCGTTCATTTGTGTCGGCGCGGCGCTGATGGTGGTGGACAGTCTGAGAAAGGGCAAGGAGGGGGGATGA
- a CDS encoding DUF934 domain-containing protein has protein sequence MARIIKDGMLIEDDWVIVRPDEEGGLRIPDHGRAVMPLAGLERGARVPAVWLSPSDDPADYGGDWNAFSLVAVDFPAFTDGRGYSVGRLLRERYKYAGELRAIGDVWKDQLEFLWQVGFNAFEIKHGKPVEEALEALESFSGHYQSTWRQPEPLFRRGIK, from the coding sequence ATGGCGCGCATCATTAAGGACGGGATGCTCATCGAGGATGACTGGGTGATCGTCAGGCCGGATGAAGAGGGCGGTCTTCGCATTCCCGATCATGGCAGGGCGGTCATGCCGCTCGCCGGTCTGGAGCGCGGCGCGCGCGTGCCGGCTGTCTGGCTCTCCCCATCGGATGACCCGGCGGACTATGGCGGCGACTGGAACGCGTTCTCCCTGGTCGCCGTGGACTTTCCCGCTTTCACGGACGGTCGGGGTTACAGCGTCGGGCGTTTGTTGCGCGAGCGATACAAATATGCCGGTGAGCTAAGGGCGATCGGCGATGTCTGGAAGGACCAACTGGAATTCCTCTGGCAGGTAGGCTTTAATGCATTTGAAATCAAGCACGGCAAACCGGTCGAAGAGGCTCTCGAGGCACTGGAAAGTTTCTCCGGGCACTATCAATCGACATGGCGACAGCCCGAACCACTGTTTCGTAGAGGCATCAAGTAA
- a CDS encoding OmpA family protein produces the protein MTKQLKLSALVAALLVSASAFAAKPGYVADQTTDAVTRNNFGECWKSTFFDKAKDGLVECGDKEAAKPAPVAKAEPNMVTVKEKVVLSAKVLFDFDKSTLSANAKNELDPLVERLKGDKNLKAVEVDGYTDFMGTDKYNMALSQRRADAVKNYFVAAGVDASKLTSVGKGKAEAKMTEECSAKFPKWKKLKKQRNALKACIEADRRVELNIDTRKEVTVEQPAK, from the coding sequence ATGACTAAACAGCTGAAACTGAGCGCTCTGGTAGCCGCTCTGCTGGTTTCTGCAAGCGCCTTTGCTGCAAAGCCGGGCTACGTGGCCGACCAGACCACCGACGCCGTAACCCGCAACAACTTTGGCGAATGCTGGAAATCCACCTTCTTTGACAAGGCCAAAGACGGTCTGGTTGAATGTGGCGACAAGGAAGCGGCCAAGCCGGCTCCGGTGGCCAAGGCCGAGCCGAACATGGTAACCGTCAAGGAGAAGGTTGTTCTGTCCGCCAAGGTGCTGTTCGACTTCGACAAGTCGACCCTGAGCGCCAACGCCAAGAACGAACTGGATCCGCTGGTTGAGCGCCTGAAGGGCGACAAGAACCTGAAGGCTGTTGAAGTCGACGGTTACACCGACTTCATGGGCACCGACAAGTACAACATGGCCCTGTCGCAGCGCCGTGCCGATGCCGTGAAGAACTACTTCGTGGCCGCCGGTGTCGACGCCTCCAAGCTGACCTCCGTCGGCAAGGGCAAGGCAGAAGCCAAGATGACCGAAGAGTGCTCCGCCAAGTTCCCGAAATGGAAGAAGCTGAAGAAACAGCGCAACGCACTGAAGGCCTGCATCGAAGCCGACCGTCGCGTGGAACTGAACATCGACACCCGCAAGGAAGTCACCGTCGAGCAGCCGGCCAAGTAA
- a CDS encoding bifunctional riboflavin kinase/FAD synthetase, with amino-acid sequence MRVYFGDPTRFGLSPCALTIGNFDGVHMGHQNMLARLRTEATARGLPAALLTFEPHPREFFAGDKAPARLSTLRDKLTFLAGLNWLDYVFVFRFNHGFSRMPADVFVDEVLVRQLKTRYLLIGDDFQFGADRRGDFSLLAGHGGFVTEAMPSVLVEGERASSTLVRAALRDGDLERACSLLGGDYRISGRVMHGRKLGRTLGFPTANVYLPHRRPPLEGVFVVEADTPYGRLGGVASLGLNPTVSQTRHHKLEVHLFDFAGDLYGRRITVRFLKKLRDEARYDDLSALVAQIRKDAADARTYLTQLQREQA; translated from the coding sequence ATGCGAGTTTATTTCGGAGATCCGACACGATTCGGATTGTCTCCTTGCGCGTTGACCATCGGTAATTTCGACGGGGTCCACATGGGGCACCAGAACATGCTGGCCCGCTTGCGGACCGAGGCGACCGCGCGCGGGCTGCCCGCGGCCCTCCTGACCTTCGAGCCGCATCCGCGCGAGTTCTTCGCGGGTGACAAGGCGCCGGCACGGTTGTCCACGCTGCGCGACAAATTGACGTTCCTTGCCGGTTTGAACTGGCTGGACTATGTTTTCGTATTCAGATTCAACCATGGCTTTTCCCGGATGCCGGCGGATGTTTTCGTCGACGAGGTGCTGGTACGCCAACTGAAGACCCGCTATCTGCTGATCGGCGACGATTTCCAGTTCGGCGCCGACCGGCGCGGCGATTTCTCCTTGCTGGCGGGGCATGGCGGTTTCGTGACCGAGGCCATGCCCTCCGTGCTGGTGGAGGGCGAGCGCGCCTCGAGCACGCTGGTGCGCGCCGCGCTGCGGGACGGAGACCTTGAGCGGGCCTGTTCCCTGCTGGGCGGCGACTACCGCATTTCCGGGCGGGTGATGCACGGCCGCAAGCTTGGACGCACGCTGGGGTTCCCGACGGCCAATGTCTACCTGCCTCACCGGCGCCCACCCCTGGAGGGGGTGTTCGTGGTCGAGGCCGATACGCCCTACGGCCGTCTCGGCGGCGTGGCGAGCCTTGGTTTGAATCCGACGGTCAGCCAGACCCGGCATCACAAGCTGGAAGTCCATCTGTTCGACTTCGCCGGTGATCTTTACGGGCGGCGGATCACAGTCCGTTTTTTGAAGAAGCTGCGTGACGAAGCGCGTTATGACGATTTGTCCGCATTGGTGGCGCAGATCCGCAAGGATGCGGCCGATGCGCGAACCTATTTGACCCAATTGCAGCGAGAGCAGGCATGA
- a CDS encoding GNAT family N-acetyltransferase, with amino-acid sequence MMDRTAFPDHRTLPNVAVRRAGHEDFPSVVRLYEEWGYGGTYTPSDMIWLAEAGAGPVGVVRLVHEEGTVVLRGMFVTAAWRNNGIAGRLLEAATRELDEPCWCIPFAYLEPFYARFGFVAATETEAPSFLVERLGRYRWTGRDYRIMRRSGS; translated from the coding sequence ATGATGGACCGCACAGCGTTTCCCGACCATCGGACACTTCCCAACGTCGCCGTGCGCCGGGCCGGGCACGAGGATTTTCCGTCGGTGGTCCGGCTCTACGAGGAATGGGGCTACGGCGGCACCTACACCCCCTCCGACATGATCTGGCTCGCCGAAGCGGGCGCCGGGCCGGTCGGGGTCGTCCGCCTTGTCCATGAGGAGGGCACGGTTGTTCTTCGGGGCATGTTCGTGACGGCCGCATGGCGCAACAACGGCATCGCCGGCCGCCTGCTGGAGGCGGCGACCCGCGAGCTTGACGAGCCGTGCTGGTGCATTCCCTTTGCGTATCTCGAACCGTTTTACGCGCGTTTCGGTTTCGTCGCCGCCACCGAAACCGAGGCTCCCTCTTTTCTGGTCGAACGACTGGGCCGTTACCGCTGGACCGGGCGGGATTACCGCATCATGCGCCGTAGCGGTTCGTAA